CTCAACGGGCACACTCAGAAAAGCCGCATCGATCACAGCTAAATCGGCCAGTTTCCCTACTTCCAGCGACCCCTTACGGGTTTCGTGATACACCGAGTACGCGGCATTCCAGGTATAGGAGCGTATCGCTTCCAGAACTGAGATACGCTGGCCTTCCCCCATATCCCGGCCCGTCAGACTGAGTCGGTTTACAGCTGCGCTGATGGCATCAAAAGGCTTATACGACTGAACGAAGGCATCGGTACTGATGACCGCAGGTACACCCTCATCCAGCATGTCGCGCAATGGACAAAAACGCTTCGCCCGCCGCTCGCCGTAAATACTTGTCAGATCATCGCCGGTTTCATTCACCTGACCTGGCTGAGTCACCGGAATAACGCCCAGACGTTTGATACGGCCAACCTGTTCGCGGGTTGGCCCATGACAGTGTTCAATACGGTGACGGGCATTACTCCGCGGGAAGCGTCGCTGCGCTTCTTCAACCGCATCGAGTACGATATCCATCGCCATATCTCCCTGGGTATGCACACCGAACTGCATGCCCCGGCTATGGGTATCAATCAATGCTTCTTTAAACGCTTCGATATCGGGCCAGTAGGTGTAACCTCTGCCGGCGCTCTTGTTGCACTGGCAACCATGTTCCGTCTGCGGCTCGTCTGCGTAGAACAACGCTGTACCACCAATTAGCGCACCGTCGCAGTAATACTTCATCGGCCCGATAGACAGCAGATCGTTGCCAATATGATCGGTGATACCCAGCTCATTAATCGCATTCTGATGATTCGACAGGTACATACAGGTAGTTTTAATGGTCAGCTTGCCTTGCTGACGGGCAGCCATATAGCCAGGCATCTCACGGGTGGTTACCTGCGGGTCTACTACAGACGTAATACCGACTTTCAGATAGGCCTGACAGGCACGGTCAATATCATCTACCAGCTCTTCTAATGGCAGGTCATAGCCGATATCCGGACCATGATGTCCTACGTCTACACTGGTCGGAATGACAAGCTGCTGCGCGCTGTCATAGGCATAACCAGTGATCCGTCCCTGCTCATCGCGAACAAACATACCGCCGGCAGGGTCAGGCATTGCATCCGTGACTCCAGCAAGCTCCAGAGCCAGACTGTTCACCAATACGTTATGACCGCTGACGTGAACGATACATACCGGATGCTCAGGAGAAATATCATCCAGGTCCCAGCGGGTTGGCAACCGGCCGTCAGCAAACTTTTCGTAGTTCATACCCCAACCACGAATCCACTTACCCGGCGCGCAGTTCTCTGCCGCTTCACGAACGGCATTACGTAAATCTTCAATTGACGAAACAGCAGGGTAACCAAAGTCCACCGTTGCGAACGCAGCCCCCTGATGGGTCAGATGGTTATGTGCATCAATGAAACCCGGCATCAGGGTACGCCCCTGTAAGTCGATCACCTGATGGTTATCTACCTGCGCCAGTATTTCTGCATCGTCGCCGACAGCGGAAATGTGCTTTCCAGTGACCAGCAGCGCAGAACAGATTCGATCCTGCGCATCAACGGTAATCACTTCACCGTTAATAAAAGCAAAATTGGCCATATACACCTCGAATTATTGTTATTTGTAGCCATTGAGTTTCTGCACCTTTATCTGTGCGGAAAGCCTCTGATTAACCAGTTTAGGG
The DNA window shown above is from Aliamphritea ceti and carries:
- a CDS encoding amidohydrolase; its protein translation is MANFAFINGEVITVDAQDRICSALLVTGKHISAVGDDAEILAQVDNHQVIDLQGRTLMPGFIDAHNHLTHQGAAFATVDFGYPAVSSIEDLRNAVREAAENCAPGKWIRGWGMNYEKFADGRLPTRWDLDDISPEHPVCIVHVSGHNVLVNSLALELAGVTDAMPDPAGGMFVRDEQGRITGYAYDSAQQLVIPTSVDVGHHGPDIGYDLPLEELVDDIDRACQAYLKVGITSVVDPQVTTREMPGYMAARQQGKLTIKTTCMYLSNHQNAINELGITDHIGNDLLSIGPMKYYCDGALIGGTALFYADEPQTEHGCQCNKSAGRGYTYWPDIEAFKEALIDTHSRGMQFGVHTQGDMAMDIVLDAVEEAQRRFPRSNARHRIEHCHGPTREQVGRIKRLGVIPVTQPGQVNETGDDLTSIYGERRAKRFCPLRDMLDEGVPAVISTDAFVQSYKPFDAISAAVNRLSLTGRDMGEGQRISVLEAIRSYTWNAAYSVYHETRKGSLEVGKLADLAVIDAAFLSVPVEDISQQEIYMTLSNGEIVYRK